A single region of the Buteo buteo chromosome 16, bButBut1.hap1.1, whole genome shotgun sequence genome encodes:
- the SHANK2 gene encoding SH3 and multiple ankyrin repeat domains protein 2 isoform X3 → MMMNLHTGGAATTVVMKGCNNGRYPRNSLYSDCIIEEKAVVLQKKDNEGFGFVLRGAKADTPIEEFTPTPAFPALQYLESVDEGGVAWQAGLRTGDFLIEVNNENVVKVGHRQVVNMIRQGGNHLVLKVVTVTRNLDPDDTARKKAPPPPKRAPTTALTLRSKSMTSELEELVDKASVRKKKDKVDEIVPVSKPSRIADNATVDSRVATIKQRPSSRCFPSATDMNSMYERQGIAVMTPTVPGSPQGPFLGIPRGTMRRQKSIGITEEERQFLAPPMLKFTRSLSMPDTSEDIPPPPQSLPPSPPPPSPSLYNSPKSPTSRSYGTIKPPFNQNSGSKISLVRPENVGTMIRDKGIYYRRELDRYSLDSEDLYSRSAASQANFRNKRGQMPENPYSEVGKIASKAVYVPAKPARRKGMLVKQSNVEDSPEKTCSIPIPTIIVKEPSTSSSGKSSQGSSMEIDPQSSEQPGQLRPDDSLGVSSPFAAAIAGAVRDREKRLEARRNSPAFLSTDLGDEDVGLTPPTPRMRQSKFTEEAMFSSEDGFRQLMSPSPIPAPREPENLFNSSEPTNQSDSRTLNASSKTKGTENSTVAAKSTNASGSDNYVHPVTGKLLDPNSPLALALSARDRAMKEQTQQIPGKGDAVKADLNKPLYIDTKLRPNIETTFPVTATVSRQNTRGPLRRQETENKYETDAGKEKKAEEKKNMLINIVDTSQQKSAGLLMVHTVDTAKSDDTPEDEEEKGAEMEPTPENSPPERPEESEEAESELNVPAVPEPPASPCKTIVAASSVDDPVILPFRIPPPPLASVDIDEEFIFTEPLPPPLEFANSFDIPDDRAAPGSALTDLIKQRKNGTPSPAPFAPSQPTNSLDSKKQVGLSNCLPASFLPPPDSFDNVTDSGIEEVDSRSSSDHHLETTSTISTVSSISTLSSEGGENVDTCTVYADGQTFLVDKPPVPPKPKMKPIINKSNALYKDALIEETVDSFVIPPPAPPPPPISAQPNMAKVVPQRTSKLWGDVTEVKSPILSGPKANVISELNSILQQMNREKSSKPGEGLESPTGTKTASLSTRSTEVMSTVSGTRSTTITFTVRPGTSQPITLQSRSPDYDSRTSGARHAPSPVVSPTEINKDIMPAPLTASASASSPSPTLSDVFSLPSQPPSGDLFGLTTGRSRSPSPSILQQPISNKPFTTKPVHLWTKPDVADWLESLNLGEHKETFMDNEIDGTHLPNLQKEDLIDLGVTRVGHRMNIERALKQLLDR, encoded by the exons gtTAATAATGAGAATGTAGTGAAAGTTGGCCACAGGCAGGTGGTGAACATGATTCGACAAGGGGGCAATCACCTAGTTCTTAAGGTTGTCACAGTAACCAGGAATCTTGATCCAGATGACACAGCTAGAAAGAAAg CCCCACCACCTCCTAAGCGAGCTCCAACCACTGCACTGACCTTGCGGTCTAAGTCAATGACCTCAGAGCTTGAAGAGCTTG TGGATAAAG CTTCAGTACGGAAGAAGAAGG ATAAGGTGGATGAAATAGTACCAGTTTCCAAGCCATCAAGAATTGCAGACAATGCAACTGTGGACTCAAGAGTGGCAACTATTAAACAGCGGCCTTCTAGTAGATGTTTTCCCTCAGCTACAGATATGAAT TCCATGTATGAGAGACAGGGTATTGCTGTGATGACGCCCACTGTACCAGGGAGTCCTCAAGGTCCTTTTCTGGGTATACCTCGGGGTACAATGAGAAGACAAAAATCTATAG gCATAACAGAGGAAGAACGGCAGTTTTTGGCTCCTCCTATGCTGAAGTTTACCAGAAGTCTTTCAATGCCTGACACCTCTGAAGATATCCCGCCACCACCACAGTCCTTACCtccttcaccaccaccaccttctccCTCTCTGTACAACTCTCCCAAATCCCCAACATCAAGGAGCTATGGAACTATTAAACCTCCGTTTAATCAGAATTCAGGTTCAAAAATTTCTTTGGTTAGGCCCGAGAACGTGGGAACAATGATAAGGGACAAGGGGATCTATTACAGACGAGAACTGGACCGATACTCTCTGGACTCTGAAGACCTGTATAGTCGGAGTGCCGCATCTCAGGCAAATTTCAGGAACAAGAGGGGTCAGATGCCAGAAAACCCATATTCTGAGGTTGGGAAGATTGCAAGCAAAGCGGTGTACGTGCCGGCCAAACCAGCGAGGCGGAAGGGGATGCTGGTGAAACAGTCCAACGTTGAAGACAGTCCAGAAAAGACCTGCTCTATTCCGATCCCGACAATTATTGTGAAAGAGCCATCCAccagcagcagtgggaaaagCAGCCAAGGGAGCAGCATGGAGATCGATCCTCAGTCTTCAGAGCAACCTGGGCAACTCCGACCCGACGACAGCTTAGGCGTCAGCAGTCCGTTTGCAGCAGCCATTGCTGGAGCCGTGAGGGACAGGGAAAAGAGGCTGGAAGCAAGGCGTAATTCTCCAGCCTTCCTTTCCACAGACCTAGGAGATGAAGATGTTGGACTAACACCGCCAACACCACGTATGAGGCAATCTAAATTTACCGAGGAAGCAATGTTTAGTAGCGAGGATGGTTTCAGACAGCTTATGTCACCATCTCCGATTCCCGCACCTAGAGAGCctgaaaatctttttaataGCAGTGAACCCACAAATCAAAGTGACTCAAGGACATTAAACGCTTCGTCCAAAACGAAAGGTACTGAAAACAGTACGGTGGCAGCTAAGTCCACGAATGCATCCGGCTCGGATAATTACGTTCACCCGGTCACAGGAAAGCTATTAGATCCAAACTCACCACTAGCCCTCGCTCTCTCTGCCAGGGACAGAGCCATGAAAGAACAAACACAGCAGATTCCAGGCAAAGGAGATGCTGTTAAAGCTGACCTTAATAAACCACTTTACATAGATACAAAGCTGAGACCGAACATCGAAACGACTTTTCCTGTTACTGCTACTGTCAGCAGGCAAAATACTCGTGGCCCATTGAGACGGCAGGAGACTGAGAACAAGTATGAAACAGATgcggggaaagaaaagaaagctgaggagaagaaaaacatgttgaTAAACATTGTGGATACTTCGCAGCAGAAGTCAGCTGGCTTGTTAATGGTTCATACCGTAGACACAGCAAAGTCGGATGATACGCCCGAAGACGAAGAGGAAAAGGGAGCTGAAATGGAACCGACCCCCGAAAACTCACCGCCAGAGAGGCCAGAGGAGAGCGAGGAAGCAGAGAGTGAGCTGAACGTGCCTGCTGTGCCTGAGCCACCGGCATCTCCCTGCAAAACAATCGTAGCAGCGAGCTCTGTCGACGACCCTGTCATCTTGCCGTTCCGCATCCCTCCGCCACCCTTAGCATCAGTTGATATCGatgaagagtttatttttactGAGCCACTACCACCCCCCTTAGAGTTCGCCAACAGCTTTGATATCCCCGATGACCGCGCAGCTCCCGGTTCGGCTCTAACGGACTTgattaagcaaagaaaaaatggcaCGCCTTCACCCGCGCCATTTGCCCCCAGCCAGCCAACAAATTCCTTAGACAGTAAAAAGCAAGTGGGTCTTTCAAACTGTTTGCCTGCCTCCTTTCTGCCACCCCCTGACAGCTTTGATAACGTCACTGACTCTGGGATTGAGGAGGTAGACAGCCGAAGTAGTAGTGACCATCACTTAGAGACAACCAGCACTATCTCAACGGTGTCCAGCATCTCTACCTTATCCTCGGAAGGGGGTGAGAACGTGGATACTTGTACAGTCTATGCAGATGGGCAAACATTTCTGGTGGACAAACCCCCAGTACCTCCTAAGCCAAAAATGAAGCCCATAATCAACAAAAGCAATGCACTTTACAAGGACGCGCTAATTGAAGAAACTGTAGACAGCTTTGTTATTCCTCCTCCCGCTCCGCCCCCACCTCCCATCAGTGCACAGCCCAATATGGCTAAAGTTGTTCCCCAAAGGACATCTAAACTATGGGGTGACGTGACGGAGGTGAAAAGCCCAATTCTCTCAGGCCCAAAGGCTAACGTTATTAGTGAATTGAACTCAATACTCCAGCAAATGAACAGAGAGAAATCCTCAAAGCCAGGGGAAGGATTGGAGTCACCTACTGGAACAAAAACTGCAAGTCTCAGTACAAG GAGCACGGAAGTCATGAGTACTGTCTCAGGTACACGAAGTACAACAATCACTTTTACTGTCCGACCTGGAACCAGCCAGCCGATCACACTGCAGAGCAGGTCCCCAGACTATGACAGTAGGACCTCAGGAGCAAGACATGCTCCAAGCCCTGTGGTTTCACCAACAGAGATTAATAAAGACATCATGCCTGCTCCTCTGACTGCTTCTGCTTCGGCTTCATCTCCTTCTCCAACTTTGTCCGATGTATTTAGCCTACCCAGCCAGCCCCCTTCTGGGGACTTATTTGGCTTGACCACAGGGCGCAGCAGGTCTCCTTCTCCCTCAATATTACAACAGCCAATCTCAAATAAGCCTTTTACAACTAAGCCTGTCCACCTGTGGACTAAACCAGATGTGGCAGATTGGTTGGAAAGTCTAAACTTAGGTGAACATAAAGAAACGTTTATGGACAATGAAATAGATGGCACTCATTTACCAAATCTACAAAAGGAAGATCTGATAGACCTTGGAGTGACTAGAGTTGGGCACAGAATGAACATAGAAAGAGCTTTGAAACAGCTGCTGGACAGATAA
- the SHANK2 gene encoding SH3 and multiple ankyrin repeat domains protein 2 isoform X6, whose amino-acid sequence MMMNLHTGGAATTVVMKGCNNGRYPRNSLYSDCIIEEKAVVLQKKDNEGFGFVLRGAKADTPIEEFTPTPAFPALQYLESVDEGGVAWQAGLRTGDFLIEVNNENVVKVGHRQVVNMIRQGGNHLVLKVVTVTRNLDPDDTARKKDKVDEIVPVSKPSRIADNATVDSRVATIKQRPSSRCFPSATDMNSMYERQGIAVMTPTVPGSPQGPFLGIPRGTMRRQKSIGITEEERQFLAPPMLKFTRSLSMPDTSEDIPPPPQSLPPSPPPPSPSLYNSPKSPTSRSYGTIKPPFNQNSGSKISLVRPENVGTMIRDKGIYYRRELDRYSLDSEDLYSRSAASQANFRNKRGQMPENPYSEVGKIASKAVYVPAKPARRKGMLVKQSNVEDSPEKTCSIPIPTIIVKEPSTSSSGKSSQGSSMEIDPQSSEQPGQLRPDDSLGVSSPFAAAIAGAVRDREKRLEARRNSPAFLSTDLGDEDVGLTPPTPRMRQSKFTEEAMFSSEDGFRQLMSPSPIPAPREPENLFNSSEPTNQSDSRTLNASSKTKGTENSTVAAKSTNASGSDNYVHPVTGKLLDPNSPLALALSARDRAMKEQTQQIPGKGDAVKADLNKPLYIDTKLRPNIETTFPVTATVSRQNTRGPLRRQETENKYETDAGKEKKAEEKKNMLINIVDTSQQKSAGLLMVHTVDTAKSDDTPEDEEEKGAEMEPTPENSPPERPEESEEAESELNVPAVPEPPASPCKTIVAASSVDDPVILPFRIPPPPLASVDIDEEFIFTEPLPPPLEFANSFDIPDDRAAPGSALTDLIKQRKNGTPSPAPFAPSQPTNSLDSKKQVGLSNCLPASFLPPPDSFDNVTDSGIEEVDSRSSSDHHLETTSTISTVSSISTLSSEGGENVDTCTVYADGQTFLVDKPPVPPKPKMKPIINKSNALYKDALIEETVDSFVIPPPAPPPPPISAQPNMAKVVPQRTSKLWGDVTEVKSPILSGPKANVISELNSILQQMNREKSSKPGEGLESPTGTKTASLSTRSTEVMSTVSGTRSTTITFTVRPGTSQPITLQSRSPDYDSRTSGARHAPSPVVSPTEINKDIMPAPLTASASASSPSPTLSDVFSLPSQPPSGDLFGLTTGRSRSPSPSILQQPISNKPFTTKPVHLWTKPDVADWLESLNLGEHKETFMDNEIDGTHLPNLQKEDLIDLGVTRVGHRMNIERALKQLLDR is encoded by the exons gtTAATAATGAGAATGTAGTGAAAGTTGGCCACAGGCAGGTGGTGAACATGATTCGACAAGGGGGCAATCACCTAGTTCTTAAGGTTGTCACAGTAACCAGGAATCTTGATCCAGATGACACAGCTAGAAAGAAAg ATAAGGTGGATGAAATAGTACCAGTTTCCAAGCCATCAAGAATTGCAGACAATGCAACTGTGGACTCAAGAGTGGCAACTATTAAACAGCGGCCTTCTAGTAGATGTTTTCCCTCAGCTACAGATATGAAT TCCATGTATGAGAGACAGGGTATTGCTGTGATGACGCCCACTGTACCAGGGAGTCCTCAAGGTCCTTTTCTGGGTATACCTCGGGGTACAATGAGAAGACAAAAATCTATAG gCATAACAGAGGAAGAACGGCAGTTTTTGGCTCCTCCTATGCTGAAGTTTACCAGAAGTCTTTCAATGCCTGACACCTCTGAAGATATCCCGCCACCACCACAGTCCTTACCtccttcaccaccaccaccttctccCTCTCTGTACAACTCTCCCAAATCCCCAACATCAAGGAGCTATGGAACTATTAAACCTCCGTTTAATCAGAATTCAGGTTCAAAAATTTCTTTGGTTAGGCCCGAGAACGTGGGAACAATGATAAGGGACAAGGGGATCTATTACAGACGAGAACTGGACCGATACTCTCTGGACTCTGAAGACCTGTATAGTCGGAGTGCCGCATCTCAGGCAAATTTCAGGAACAAGAGGGGTCAGATGCCAGAAAACCCATATTCTGAGGTTGGGAAGATTGCAAGCAAAGCGGTGTACGTGCCGGCCAAACCAGCGAGGCGGAAGGGGATGCTGGTGAAACAGTCCAACGTTGAAGACAGTCCAGAAAAGACCTGCTCTATTCCGATCCCGACAATTATTGTGAAAGAGCCATCCAccagcagcagtgggaaaagCAGCCAAGGGAGCAGCATGGAGATCGATCCTCAGTCTTCAGAGCAACCTGGGCAACTCCGACCCGACGACAGCTTAGGCGTCAGCAGTCCGTTTGCAGCAGCCATTGCTGGAGCCGTGAGGGACAGGGAAAAGAGGCTGGAAGCAAGGCGTAATTCTCCAGCCTTCCTTTCCACAGACCTAGGAGATGAAGATGTTGGACTAACACCGCCAACACCACGTATGAGGCAATCTAAATTTACCGAGGAAGCAATGTTTAGTAGCGAGGATGGTTTCAGACAGCTTATGTCACCATCTCCGATTCCCGCACCTAGAGAGCctgaaaatctttttaataGCAGTGAACCCACAAATCAAAGTGACTCAAGGACATTAAACGCTTCGTCCAAAACGAAAGGTACTGAAAACAGTACGGTGGCAGCTAAGTCCACGAATGCATCCGGCTCGGATAATTACGTTCACCCGGTCACAGGAAAGCTATTAGATCCAAACTCACCACTAGCCCTCGCTCTCTCTGCCAGGGACAGAGCCATGAAAGAACAAACACAGCAGATTCCAGGCAAAGGAGATGCTGTTAAAGCTGACCTTAATAAACCACTTTACATAGATACAAAGCTGAGACCGAACATCGAAACGACTTTTCCTGTTACTGCTACTGTCAGCAGGCAAAATACTCGTGGCCCATTGAGACGGCAGGAGACTGAGAACAAGTATGAAACAGATgcggggaaagaaaagaaagctgaggagaagaaaaacatgttgaTAAACATTGTGGATACTTCGCAGCAGAAGTCAGCTGGCTTGTTAATGGTTCATACCGTAGACACAGCAAAGTCGGATGATACGCCCGAAGACGAAGAGGAAAAGGGAGCTGAAATGGAACCGACCCCCGAAAACTCACCGCCAGAGAGGCCAGAGGAGAGCGAGGAAGCAGAGAGTGAGCTGAACGTGCCTGCTGTGCCTGAGCCACCGGCATCTCCCTGCAAAACAATCGTAGCAGCGAGCTCTGTCGACGACCCTGTCATCTTGCCGTTCCGCATCCCTCCGCCACCCTTAGCATCAGTTGATATCGatgaagagtttatttttactGAGCCACTACCACCCCCCTTAGAGTTCGCCAACAGCTTTGATATCCCCGATGACCGCGCAGCTCCCGGTTCGGCTCTAACGGACTTgattaagcaaagaaaaaatggcaCGCCTTCACCCGCGCCATTTGCCCCCAGCCAGCCAACAAATTCCTTAGACAGTAAAAAGCAAGTGGGTCTTTCAAACTGTTTGCCTGCCTCCTTTCTGCCACCCCCTGACAGCTTTGATAACGTCACTGACTCTGGGATTGAGGAGGTAGACAGCCGAAGTAGTAGTGACCATCACTTAGAGACAACCAGCACTATCTCAACGGTGTCCAGCATCTCTACCTTATCCTCGGAAGGGGGTGAGAACGTGGATACTTGTACAGTCTATGCAGATGGGCAAACATTTCTGGTGGACAAACCCCCAGTACCTCCTAAGCCAAAAATGAAGCCCATAATCAACAAAAGCAATGCACTTTACAAGGACGCGCTAATTGAAGAAACTGTAGACAGCTTTGTTATTCCTCCTCCCGCTCCGCCCCCACCTCCCATCAGTGCACAGCCCAATATGGCTAAAGTTGTTCCCCAAAGGACATCTAAACTATGGGGTGACGTGACGGAGGTGAAAAGCCCAATTCTCTCAGGCCCAAAGGCTAACGTTATTAGTGAATTGAACTCAATACTCCAGCAAATGAACAGAGAGAAATCCTCAAAGCCAGGGGAAGGATTGGAGTCACCTACTGGAACAAAAACTGCAAGTCTCAGTACAAG GAGCACGGAAGTCATGAGTACTGTCTCAGGTACACGAAGTACAACAATCACTTTTACTGTCCGACCTGGAACCAGCCAGCCGATCACACTGCAGAGCAGGTCCCCAGACTATGACAGTAGGACCTCAGGAGCAAGACATGCTCCAAGCCCTGTGGTTTCACCAACAGAGATTAATAAAGACATCATGCCTGCTCCTCTGACTGCTTCTGCTTCGGCTTCATCTCCTTCTCCAACTTTGTCCGATGTATTTAGCCTACCCAGCCAGCCCCCTTCTGGGGACTTATTTGGCTTGACCACAGGGCGCAGCAGGTCTCCTTCTCCCTCAATATTACAACAGCCAATCTCAAATAAGCCTTTTACAACTAAGCCTGTCCACCTGTGGACTAAACCAGATGTGGCAGATTGGTTGGAAAGTCTAAACTTAGGTGAACATAAAGAAACGTTTATGGACAATGAAATAGATGGCACTCATTTACCAAATCTACAAAAGGAAGATCTGATAGACCTTGGAGTGACTAGAGTTGGGCACAGAATGAACATAGAAAGAGCTTTGAAACAGCTGCTGGACAGATAA